The Naumovozyma castellii chromosome 4, complete genome genome contains a region encoding:
- the UTP23 gene encoding rRNA-binding ribosome biosynthesis protein UTP23 (ancestral locus Anc_6.15): protein MRQKRAKSYRKQLLVYNHTFRFREPYQILVDNQIVTDCSTSNYDLEKGLHRTLQAEVKVMITQCCMQALYEANDQNAIELARRFERRRCNHNPKDPKTPIECIESVVNINGQNKHRYVVAAQDVAIRRKLRQVPGVPLVHISRAVMIMEPLSDASAKVSKRKENEKLYKGLNDPKYTGVKTAAEDVKIDDKPKPKKSKYGPKSPNPLSMKKKKQEPKRNREDSTEDQESSENKKKRRRKHKPKTEADTVTEPAASDSLGQQ, encoded by the coding sequence ATGCGTCAAAAGAGAGCTAAATCATACAGAAAGCAGTTGCTCGTTTACAACCATACTTTCAGGTTCAGAGAACCTTATCAAATTCTGGTAGATAATCAAATTGTTACAGACTGTAGTACCTCCAACTATGACTTAGAGAAGGGATTACACCGTACTTTGCAAGCAGAGGTGAAAGTAATGATAACGCAATGTTGTATGCAGGCACTTTATGAGGCTAATGATCAGAATGCTATTGAGCTAGCAAGACGTTTTGAAAGACGTCGTTGCAATCATAACCCAAAGGATCCAAAGACACCAATTGAATGTATTGAAAGCGTTGTCAATATTAATGGACAAAATAAACATAGGTATGTGGTAGCTGCTCAAGATGTGGCTATAAGGAGAAAACTAAGACAAGTTCCTGGGGTACCACTAGTTCATATTTCAAGAGCCGTTATGATAATGGAACCTCTAAGTGATGCAAGTGCTAAAGTGAGCAAGagaaaggaaaatgaaaaactATATAAAGGCCTAAATGATCCTAAATATACAGGGGTTAAAACTGCGGCTGAAGACGTTAAAATTGACGACAAACCCAAACCTAAGAAGAGTAAATACGGTCCCAAGAGTCCTAACCCGCTGAGtatgaagaagaagaaacaggAACCTAAACGTAATAGAGAAGATTCCACTGAGGACCAAGAATCTTcagaaaacaaaaagaagagaagaagaaagcaTAAACCAAAGACTGAAGCCGACACTGTTACGGAACCTGCTGCTTCTGATTCTCTAGGACAACAATAA
- the NCAS0D02670 gene encoding uncharacterized protein (ancestral locus Anc_6.21) yields MSLSNKEIASRIVSYLSSLIRTGQVTEDYAESISVAIECIRDSFDLQEEVSADSDLATVLLANLNLEPEPKLSEKERELVNEQAIKLKLEGNKAVERENYKDAIDKYTRAIDLLKKNGLPVDRGYLSNKSLALTKSGRYEEACDDALACIKIDPTFSKGYSRLAEAKIGQNKYEDAMNAYKQVLDLEGNKATDTMKRDFEITKQKFETLNFSTHIDSGSATPISEAANKYPPKDEEIRTRSSLVKVDVPAEQTNTNEEHSTPNTNTPRFNIAQLIGNGIGTILNNPQVQLALSHFAQRNPDAARKVQEISNNPMFKMALSQLMDAANQSPEEFFKSEKFKNLVNSFIPGAL; encoded by the coding sequence ATGTCACTTTCCAATAAAGAGATTGCATCTAGAATTGTATCTTATTTGTCATCCCTGATCAGAACTGGGCAAGTTACAGAAGATTATGCCGAATCCATTAGTGTTGCCATCGAATGTATAAGAGATTCCTTTGACCTGCAAGAAGAGGTGTCTGCTGATAGTGATTTGGCTACCGTCTTATTAGCCAACCTCAATTTGGAACCAGAACCAAAACTCAGTGAGAAAGAAAGGGAACTCGTGAATGAACAAGCCATCAAGTTGAAATTAGAGGGAAATAAAGCTGTAGAGAGGGAGAATTATAAAGATGcaattgataaatataCAAGGGCGAtagatttattgaagaagaacgGACTACCTGTTGATCGAGGTTACCTCTCTAATAAATCTCTTGCTCTAACAAAATCAGGAAGATACGAAGAAGCATGCGATGATGCATTAGCCTGCATTAAGATAGATCCTACTTTCTCAAAAGGCTATTCTCGTTTAGCGGAAGCAAAAATAGGACAGAATAAATATGAAGATGCAATGAATGCGTATAAACAAGTACTAGATTTAGAGGGCAACAAGGCCACTGATACTATGAAGAGGGATTTCGAAATTACAAAACAAAAGTTTGAAACTTTGAACTTTAGTACCCATATTGATTCAGGATCCGCAACACCAATATCGGAAGCAGCGAATAAATATCCACcaaaagatgaagaaatcagGACGAGATCAAGCCTTGTGAAAGTCGATGTTCCAGCAGAACAAACAAATACGAATGAAGAACATTCTACCCCCAATACAAACACTCCACGCTTCAATATCGCACAGCTGATAGGAAATGGAATTGGGACCATACTTAATAACCCACAAGTTCAATTGGCCCTCTCACATTTTGCTCAAAGGAACCCAGACGCGGCTCGAAAAGTGCAAGAAATTAGCAACAACCCAATGTTTAAGATGGCTTTGAGTCAATTAATGGATGCTGCCAACCAGTCACCAGAGgaattttttaaaagtGAGAAGTTTAAGAACTTAGTCAACAGCTTTATTCCTGGTGCCCTCTGA